The genomic interval AAATGGTTTGTCTTACAGTCGCATGATTGATGGCTTGAAAAAATCAAGCATCGAAATTGACCGTAAGGTGCTGGCGGATCTCGCTGTTTATGAGAAGGCAGCGTTTGCTGCATTGGCAGAAAAAGCCAAGACTGCACTGGCAGCGTAAGCAGATCTCGATAATTAAAAAAGGCGACATTAGTCGCCTTTTTTAATGCACGAAGGAAAGTGAACGTTTTATGTCTCTATTTCTAAGTAGAGCGGACCTAAGTTGCTGAATTTCAGCGGTTTTTGGTTGCTAAAATTCTAACAGACTCTATAGTACAGGCTCTTAAATGCCATGCATAACCTGCTATATCCCCGTTAATTATTTGCTTTGCACTCGCCGGAGTCGTTATCAATGGAAAATCTAGAAAAATTGGTCTCACAAGCAGAAATTGAGATTAACGAGTCCAATGAAGTTTCCGCACTTGAACAATTGAGAGTCCAGTACCTCGGTAAGAAGGGAGAAATTACTTCTTTGCTTAAAGCTCTCGGAACTCTTCCTCCAGAAGAGAGGCCTGCAGCGGGTGCCAGAATCAATGAAGCAAAAGAAAAAGTCAGTAATTTTATCAATGCACGGCGTGATAAGCTTGAAACTGATGTTCTCAATGCCCAGTTAAATCAGGAAACCCTGGATGTTACTCTTCCGGGAAGAGGGCAGAATATTGGAGGGTTGCACCCCGTAACCCGTACTATCCAGCGTATGGAAGATTTCTTTGGCAGTATTGGTTATAAGGTTGCTGAAGGTCCTGAAATTGAAGATGACTATCATAACTTTGAAGCATTAAACATTCCCGGTCATCACCCTGCACGTGCTATGCATGACACGTTTTATTTTGATGCCAATACCCTGCTTAGAACTCATACGTCACCTGTTCAGGTACGAGAAATGGAGAAGGGAAAGTTGCCTATTCGCATCATATGTCCCGGGAGAGTATATCGTTGTGACTCCGATTTGACACACACTCCGATGTTTCATCAGGTGGAAGGTTTATTGGTTGACGAAAAAGTATCGTTTTCTGACTTAAAAGGAACGATTCAGCGCTTCTTGCAGGTTTTTTTTGAAAAAGATCTCGGTGTACGTTTCAGGCCGTCCTTTTTTCCGTTTACGGAGCCATCCGCCGAAGTGGATATGGAATGTGTGATGTGTAATGGCAAGGGATGTAGAGTGTGCAGTCATACAGGTTGGCTTGAGGTAATGGGGTGTGGGATGGTTCATCCTAATGTACTTGAGGCCAGTGGTGTTGATTCCACCAGATATCAGGGGTTTGCATTTGGTATGGGTGTGGAGCGTCTTACCATGCTTCGCTATGGAGTCAATGATTTGCGTATCTTCTTTGAGAATGACCTGAATTTTCTGCGTCAATTTAGCTAATCAGTCAATCGGCAACAGTCTGCGATAAATAGGAAAGAGTATGAAATTTAGTGAAAAGTGGCTGCGCGAATGGGTGAGCCCCGACTTGAGCTCACAAGAACTGATGGATCAGATCACTATGGCTGGATTGGAAGTTGATGGATTTGAGCCGGTTGCAGGTAGCTTTGAGGGAGTGGTGGTTGGCCAGATTGTGTCAGCTGAGCAGCATCCTAATGCTGACAAGCTGAGAGTCTGCCAGGTAACGGATGGAGTTGACCAGTTTCAAGTGGTATGCGGAGCAGCTAATGCCAGAGCAGGCATTAAGGTCGCTTTTGCCAAGGTCGGAGCGGTGTTACCGGGCAACTTTAAGATTAAGAAAGCCAAGCTGCGCCAGGTTGAATCTCTTGGCATGCTATGTTCTGAAAAAGAACTGGAATTGTCAGATAACCATGACGGAATTATGGAGCTGAGTGAATCTTTGGAGCTTGGGGAATCTCTTAAGCAGGCATTAGGGTTGAATGATATTTCCATCGAAGTTGATTTGACTCCTAATCGTGCAGACTGTTTGAGTATTGCAGGTTTGGCCAGGGAAGTTGGTGCGCTCAATAATGTTAAGGTGATGGTGCCTTCAATTGGTCAGGTGGAGCCTGAGATTGATGATGAGTTTCCCATCGTGGTGGAGGATTGGGAGGGGTGCCCTCGTTATTTGGGGCGTGTAGTTAGAGGGGTTAATATATCTGCAGAAACTCCATTATGGATGCAAGAGCGTCTACGTCGATCAGGAGTGCGCACTATTGACCCTGTGGTGGACGTTACTAACTACGTTATGTTGGAGTTGGGGCAGCCGCTGCATGGCTTTGATCTGGATGTTCTCAGAGACAAGATTATTGTCAGACAATCCAAGGCAGGCGAAGAAATCGTTTTACTGGATGGTTCAAAAGTTGAGTTATCCGATGGAACTTTGCTGATTGCAGATGCTTCCGGTCCTTTGGCGATAGCCGGGATTATGGGAGGTGCGCACTCGGGTGTAACTGCCACCACCCAAAATGTTTTTCTGGAAGCTGCTTTTTTTGATCCTATCAGAATTGCGGGCAAGGCTCGTTCATATGGATTGCACACTGATGCCTCTCATAGATTTGAGCGCGGGGTTGATTACAAGCTTAGTTTCCAGGCCATGGAGCGTGCCACAGAATTGCTCATAAGTATCTGTGGTGGTCAGGCTGGTCCCGTTTCTGTTATTGAAAATATTGATTCTCTTCCAAAGAAAGAGCTTATTACTTTGCCTTTGGTGAAAGTGGAGCAGGTACTGGGGATTCAGTTACCTGATGATAATGTTGAGCAGATTTTGGTTGGCTTGGGCCTCGAGGTAATTAAAAAAGAGGGTCGGGTGTTAACTTTGAAGGCCCCCAGTTTTCGGTTTGATATTACGATTACAGAAGATCTAATTGAAGAGATTGCCAGGGTTCACGGATACAATAATATCCCGGTTACCTACCCTGTATCCGGTCTTGAAATGCCTGCCTTGAAAGAAGCGGATATCAGTCACAGAGTCATAAAAAACTCTCTCGTTTCTTTGGGGATGCAAGAAATAGTGACATACAGCTTTCTGGATAGAAAGACTCAGTCTCTGTTTGAATCAGAGCTTGAGCCGGTAGCCCTGGCAAATCCGATATCTGAAGATCTGGCAGTTATGCGAACTTCGCTAATTCCCAATCTTGTTAAAACTCTTTCTTACAATATCAACAGGCAGCAGGAACGTATCAGGTTGTTTGAAACCGGATTGAGTTTTATTAATACCAATGATGGGTTGCTGCAAAATCAAAAGCTGGCGGGGTTGATCTATGGTGATCGATATCCAAAGAACTGGCTGGCCACTGAAGAAGTGGATTTTTATGATCTGAAGTCAATTGTTGAGACGGTATTGGCGTTGGCACCAGGAAAGCAATGTGTGTTTGAACCTGGTCAGATAGAATTTCTCCATCCAGGGCAAACAGCCTTTATTCGTTGTGATGATGATCAGATTATTGGATATCTCGGGCTCGTGCATCCTAGCATTCGTAAGACTTTAGGATTGAAAAAGGGTGTGTTTGTCTTTGAGTTGGACATGTCTTTCTTTAATAGTACGCGCATCCCAGAATTTTCTGAATTATCCAGGTATCCTGAAACCAGTCGTGATATTGCGGTGATCGTAAGTGATGATTTACCTGTGGGCGAGCTGTTAAAGGCTGTCGATGAGGCAGCAGGAGACTATTTGAAAGACAAGTTTGTCTTTGATGTTTATAAAGGTAAGGGTATTGATCTACATAGAAAAAGTGTTGCGTTAGGCTTGACCTGGCAGCATCCTTCGCG from Gynuella sunshinyii YC6258 carries:
- the pheT gene encoding phenylalanine--tRNA ligase subunit beta yields the protein MKFSEKWLREWVSPDLSSQELMDQITMAGLEVDGFEPVAGSFEGVVVGQIVSAEQHPNADKLRVCQVTDGVDQFQVVCGAANARAGIKVAFAKVGAVLPGNFKIKKAKLRQVESLGMLCSEKELELSDNHDGIMELSESLELGESLKQALGLNDISIEVDLTPNRADCLSIAGLAREVGALNNVKVMVPSIGQVEPEIDDEFPIVVEDWEGCPRYLGRVVRGVNISAETPLWMQERLRRSGVRTIDPVVDVTNYVMLELGQPLHGFDLDVLRDKIIVRQSKAGEEIVLLDGSKVELSDGTLLIADASGPLAIAGIMGGAHSGVTATTQNVFLEAAFFDPIRIAGKARSYGLHTDASHRFERGVDYKLSFQAMERATELLISICGGQAGPVSVIENIDSLPKKELITLPLVKVEQVLGIQLPDDNVEQILVGLGLEVIKKEGRVLTLKAPSFRFDITITEDLIEEIARVHGYNNIPVTYPVSGLEMPALKEADISHRVIKNSLVSLGMQEIVTYSFLDRKTQSLFESELEPVALANPISEDLAVMRTSLIPNLVKTLSYNINRQQERIRLFETGLSFINTNDGLLQNQKLAGLIYGDRYPKNWLATEEVDFYDLKSIVETVLALAPGKQCVFEPGQIEFLHPGQTAFIRCDDDQIIGYLGLVHPSIRKTLGLKKGVFVFELDMSFFNSTRIPEFSELSRYPETSRDIAVIVSDDLPVGELLKAVDEAAGDYLKDKFVFDVYKGKGIDLHRKSVALGLTWQHPSRTLNDEEINGWMNAVIDILSKRFEAKLRG
- the pheS gene encoding phenylalanine--tRNA ligase subunit alpha, with the protein product MENLEKLVSQAEIEINESNEVSALEQLRVQYLGKKGEITSLLKALGTLPPEERPAAGARINEAKEKVSNFINARRDKLETDVLNAQLNQETLDVTLPGRGQNIGGLHPVTRTIQRMEDFFGSIGYKVAEGPEIEDDYHNFEALNIPGHHPARAMHDTFYFDANTLLRTHTSPVQVREMEKGKLPIRIICPGRVYRCDSDLTHTPMFHQVEGLLVDEKVSFSDLKGTIQRFLQVFFEKDLGVRFRPSFFPFTEPSAEVDMECVMCNGKGCRVCSHTGWLEVMGCGMVHPNVLEASGVDSTRYQGFAFGMGVERLTMLRYGVNDLRIFFENDLNFLRQFS